Proteins encoded by one window of Emticicia oligotrophica DSM 17448:
- a CDS encoding NUDIX hydrolase produces MQSNEYLKHIAYDSVVFGFSGEKLKILIIRYHNTGLFALPGGFVRMNENLNDAVRRGLKERTGLDNIYLEQFYTFGDVARYKPEVMDTIMKANGHTIDEYPWFLDRFISVAYYALINYEEVVPTPDALSDSCDWYDIDKLPNLMLDHAEIVAKALQTLRENLEKKLVGMNLLPQLFTMKELQKVYEVILGEKLHRGTFQRKILNLGILQRHEKQYSGAAHKAPFLYSFGV; encoded by the coding sequence ATGCAATCAAACGAATATCTAAAACATATAGCCTACGATTCAGTAGTATTTGGGTTTTCTGGTGAAAAGCTTAAAATATTGATAATCAGATATCATAATACTGGTTTATTTGCATTACCCGGTGGGTTTGTAAGAATGAATGAAAATTTGAACGATGCCGTAAGGAGAGGGCTAAAGGAGCGTACAGGTTTAGATAATATTTATCTTGAACAATTTTATACATTTGGTGATGTGGCTCGATATAAGCCCGAGGTAATGGATACTATTATGAAAGCCAATGGGCATACCATTGATGAATATCCTTGGTTCTTAGATAGGTTCATTTCGGTGGCTTATTATGCCTTGATTAATTACGAGGAGGTAGTGCCTACACCTGATGCTTTATCGGATTCGTGCGATTGGTATGACATTGACAAATTGCCCAATCTGATGCTTGACCACGCCGAAATTGTGGCAAAAGCGTTACAAACACTTAGAGAGAATTTGGAAAAGAAATTGGTAGGTATGAATCTACTACCGCAACTTTTTACGATGAAAGAATTACAAAAGGTGTACGAAGTAATCTTAGGAGAAAAGCTACATCGCGGTACTTTTCAGCGTAAAATACTCAATTTAGGCATTTTGCAACGACACGAAAAGCAGTATTCGGGAGCTGCCCATAAAGCACCTTTTTTATATAGTTTTGGTGTTTAA
- a CDS encoding LytR/AlgR family response regulator transcription factor, giving the protein MQFPSLNQICHLEGSINYTIVHLNNGHKKMFPYTLKKCEAFLSQIHGHSFIRIHKSYLVKKDSIKEIKTRPLNIVILNSGKELPLARRRKIK; this is encoded by the coding sequence ATGCAATTCCCATCTCTAAATCAAATCTGTCATCTTGAAGGCTCAATCAACTACACAATCGTTCATTTAAACAACGGACACAAGAAAATGTTTCCATATACTTTAAAAAAATGTGAGGCATTTTTATCTCAAATACACGGACACTCCTTCATAAGGATTCATAAATCATACTTAGTAAAAAAAGATTCAATTAAAGAAATTAAGACTCGACCACTAAATATTGTAATTCTCAATTCAGGGAAAGAGTTACCATTGGCTAGAAGGAGAAAAATCAAATAA
- a CDS encoding heavy-metal-associated domain-containing protein, whose amino-acid sequence MKNQSFKTNINCSGCVARVTNSLNSTVGENKWKVDTENPNKILSVDNPDVSTEDIIEAIKKVGFKIEPLN is encoded by the coding sequence ATGAAAAATCAATCATTTAAAACAAATATCAATTGTAGTGGCTGTGTTGCAAGAGTAACCAATTCTCTTAATTCAACGGTGGGAGAAAATAAGTGGAAGGTTGATACTGAAAACCCCAATAAAATATTGAGTGTAGATAATCCCGATGTTTCTACAGAAGATATTATTGAGGCAATAAAGAAAGTAGGTTTTAAGATAGAACCTTTAAACTAA
- a CDS encoding heavy metal translocating P-type ATPase, translating to MDTSKNITLNIPLEGVDSEHCALIIDKGLDKVTGVLKHKVELNNNRAVITSTLNNETLIESVKAIRDLGYGVTTIKKSYPVSNMTCASCASSVQSILENQNGVVSANVNYANAAAQVEYIPTVTEPKELKTSLQSVGYDLLIDESEEAKDELEKAKLQKFESLKRKTIWASAFSIPVVIISMFFMDLPYGNYIMWALSTPVLFVFGSQFFINAWKQTKHRSANMDTLVALSTSVAYIFSVFNTLFPGYWHKRGLHAHVYFEAAAVVIAFILLGKWLEERAKGHTSSALKKLMGLQPKTVTIVHEGGHQMEVPIASIKIGDEMIVKPGERIPVDGEITQGTSFIDESMLSGEPIPVEKTITHKVFAGTINQKGSFQFKATKIGSDTVLAHIIKMVQEAQGSKAPVQKLVDKIASIFVPIVISIAVITLITWVILGGENGLTHGLLTMVTVLVIACPCALGLATPTAIMAGVGKGAENGILIKDAESLELAKKINAVVLDKTGTITEGKPVVTDICWKNEDPLLIGALVSIEKQSEHPLAEAVVNHFKDVALISINEFESITGFGAKAQIGQEVYFIGNQNLLTKCAIKIDSVLTQKAQEWLEQAKTVIWFANSTEALAVIAIEDQIKETSKKAINELQTKGVKVYMLTGDNPKTAALVAKVAGIENFQAEVLPAQKAAFIKSLQEKGNIVAMVGDGINDSSALAQADVSIAMGKGSDIAMDVAKMTIISSDLTKIGQAIKLSKITTSTIKQNLFWAFIYNLIGIPIAAGILYPINGYLLNPMIAGAAMALSSVSVVSNSLRLRNKNL from the coding sequence ATGGATACCAGTAAAAATATCACGCTTAATATACCACTTGAAGGGGTAGATAGCGAACACTGTGCTTTGATTATTGACAAAGGTCTGGATAAAGTTACGGGCGTTTTAAAACATAAAGTAGAATTAAACAATAATAGAGCCGTCATTACATCTACACTAAATAATGAAACGCTTATAGAATCAGTCAAAGCCATTAGAGATTTAGGCTACGGCGTAACGACTATTAAGAAAAGCTATCCAGTATCAAATATGACTTGTGCAAGCTGTGCAAGTAGTGTACAAAGCATTCTTGAAAACCAAAATGGTGTAGTAAGTGCAAATGTAAATTATGCCAATGCTGCGGCTCAAGTGGAGTATATTCCAACAGTAACCGAGCCAAAAGAACTAAAAACTTCCTTACAATCAGTTGGTTATGATTTATTAATTGATGAAAGTGAAGAAGCAAAAGACGAACTTGAAAAAGCAAAACTTCAAAAATTTGAATCGTTAAAAAGAAAAACAATATGGGCTTCTGCTTTTTCGATACCTGTGGTAATAATTTCTATGTTTTTCATGGATTTACCATATGGTAATTACATCATGTGGGCATTATCAACTCCAGTACTATTTGTTTTCGGAAGTCAATTCTTCATCAATGCTTGGAAACAAACCAAGCATCGTTCTGCAAACATGGATACATTGGTAGCTTTAAGCACAAGTGTCGCATACATTTTTAGCGTTTTTAATACTCTATTCCCTGGTTATTGGCATAAAAGAGGATTACACGCACACGTGTATTTTGAAGCGGCTGCGGTTGTGATAGCTTTTATCTTATTAGGTAAATGGTTGGAAGAGAGAGCCAAAGGCCATACTTCTTCTGCCTTGAAAAAACTCATGGGACTACAACCCAAAACGGTGACCATTGTACACGAAGGCGGCCACCAAATGGAAGTACCGATTGCCTCTATTAAGATTGGCGATGAGATGATAGTAAAACCAGGCGAGAGGATTCCTGTTGATGGAGAGATAACTCAGGGAACTTCTTTTATTGACGAAAGTATGCTCAGCGGAGAACCTATCCCTGTTGAAAAGACAATAACGCATAAGGTTTTTGCAGGTACAATTAACCAAAAAGGAAGTTTTCAATTTAAAGCTACCAAAATTGGCAGCGATACGGTCTTGGCACACATTATCAAAATGGTTCAAGAGGCACAAGGTAGTAAAGCCCCCGTACAGAAATTAGTAGATAAAATTGCCAGCATTTTTGTGCCAATCGTAATCAGTATAGCCGTTATCACTTTAATAACTTGGGTAATTTTAGGAGGAGAAAACGGACTAACACATGGTTTGCTCACGATGGTCACGGTTTTAGTAATTGCATGTCCATGTGCCTTGGGTTTAGCTACTCCAACCGCTATCATGGCAGGGGTAGGAAAAGGTGCTGAAAATGGAATACTTATCAAAGATGCCGAAAGTTTGGAGTTAGCTAAAAAAATCAATGCGGTTGTTTTAGATAAAACAGGAACAATCACAGAGGGAAAACCAGTTGTAACAGATATCTGTTGGAAAAACGAAGACCCTTTATTAATTGGAGCTTTAGTTTCGATAGAAAAACAATCTGAGCACCCCTTGGCAGAAGCAGTAGTCAATCATTTCAAAGATGTTGCTCTTATTTCGATAAATGAATTTGAGAGTATTACAGGTTTCGGAGCTAAAGCACAAATAGGTCAGGAGGTATATTTCATTGGAAATCAAAACCTACTAACAAAATGTGCCATTAAAATAGATTCTGTACTGACTCAAAAAGCCCAAGAATGGCTCGAACAAGCCAAAACAGTTATTTGGTTTGCTAATTCAACTGAAGCCCTAGCCGTCATTGCTATTGAAGACCAAATCAAAGAAACTTCTAAGAAAGCTATTAATGAATTACAGACAAAAGGAGTAAAGGTCTATATGCTCACTGGCGATAACCCTAAAACAGCGGCTCTTGTTGCGAAGGTGGCAGGTATCGAAAATTTTCAAGCCGAAGTTTTACCTGCTCAAAAAGCGGCATTCATCAAGTCGCTACAAGAAAAAGGTAATATTGTAGCAATGGTTGGCGATGGAATCAACGATAGTAGTGCTTTGGCACAGGCAGATGTGAGTATTGCCATGGGAAAAGGTAGTGATATCGCAATGGATGTTGCCAAAATGACTATCATTTCATCGGATTTAACCAAAATTGGTCAAGCAATCAAACTATCTAAAATAACTACTTCAACAATTAAACAAAATCTTTTTTGGGCATTTATTTACAACCTTATAGGTATTCCAATTGCAGCGGGGATTCTCTATCCTATTAATGGATATTTACTAAACCCTATGATTGCGGGAGCAGCAATGGCACTCAGTTCAGTTTCAGTTGTAAGTAATAGTCTAAGACTTCGGAATAAAAATTTATAA
- a CDS encoding helix-turn-helix domain-containing protein: MTLYVKNMVCDRCKMVVADLFDKSDIPTTKVDLGVVETSNDLDDKQTETISQKLQSYGFELLDDKRKQMVHIIKTTLIELVQTQPEKLQKINPSTHISEKVGRDYKYLSTLFSEVEGTTIEQFLINQKIEKVKELLVYDEYSLSQIADLLYYSSVQHLSTQFKKVTGLTPSHFKQLKENKRISINQI, encoded by the coding sequence ATGACTCTATATGTAAAAAATATGGTTTGTGATAGATGCAAAATGGTTGTGGCTGACCTTTTTGATAAAAGTGATATCCCAACTACAAAAGTTGATTTAGGTGTAGTTGAAACTAGCAATGATTTGGATGACAAACAAACCGAAACCATTTCACAAAAACTGCAATCGTATGGTTTTGAATTACTAGATGATAAACGCAAACAAATGGTTCATATCATTAAAACTACCCTCATTGAGTTAGTACAAACGCAGCCCGAGAAATTGCAGAAGATAAACCCCTCAACCCATATCTCCGAAAAAGTTGGTCGGGATTATAAGTATCTTAGCACGCTTTTCTCAGAAGTTGAAGGAACTACCATTGAGCAATTCCTGATTAATCAAAAAATAGAGAAAGTAAAAGAGCTTTTAGTCTATGATGAATACTCCTTAAGTCAGATAGCAGACTTATTATACTATAGCAGCGTTCAGCACCTTTCAACGCAATTTAAGAAGGTTACAGGTCTAACTCCGAGCCATTTTAAGCAATTAAAGGAAAATAAAAGGATTTCGATTAACCAAATCTAA
- a CDS encoding 3-coathanger stack domain-containing protein, with amino-acid sequence MKNLRLLFHILFSIFFIENSSAQYITIDVGTINSFCAGTAKDIRIYASGFSATTPRFAIILSNSQGQFIEPDTIAKGTIVQQNVYQTISVSIPANAVYSTSYKVKAANVSSSETYVSINTSTNNLTANLSGSFQVSACSPVMALPITYTGQESIFVEIKDSLRNQVLSTRVYPPPYNTFTLSHGIYRLLKVSNGCGNGIVSGIATVSIVPPIISLSMPSDTVICSGEIVKINYNISSNGCTRNLYISDASGVNYNSITPINYGSSSIFEVRIPEDLPTGENYKFKMEVIGAYGTNYKGEVETTSRLRIQQSPKVTLTNNFSGTLQFYGVDKALNFTFRGLPPFNFYFDGNRYLSDNNTFTINKKFYKSQTIQYGIVNDATSCMNGSLSSQYVNVATSTQINTLPANTPVSFTSSYNFKNYCKGQQMRVAYKIFGELPVNTTLKVQIKKTTNTDWIDVTSSAGYEEKQFIVDLPNNLEKGQYVVRVLPINPNILVTQGTENDGSYFASNVINIIGDVTPYLGDSPDTIYIRKNDVVKFSANITGGAEGYPYYLTQQPLYTLKLKNSQNNILYDFQPFWNNQNQSTLISTDTITRNTTFELVNASSLFECPNVSPIPSNKITIIVENHINNVRISTNGLSDWYSSTNPCGGSQIDIPIWLSGNFNSNNQVKVMMARYNSPNLLFEVPSIDNGNNTRKIILPISDKPESFYIKAIASSPYTLGKFNQNSLFIQPPAKINLSGEFSVVAGSVIGIPVQVNAINNGYSITITDGFNDYPFSIGYTSSPYTYILKLKIPANTPPSDLTFKVKNFTTSCGNAIIEGQTLVHILSSPLITISNPIGVCPVNSVRNISMDFSSNLVFQANNIFKARLVNRSNNQVINEYDANLVNGKIAFSYPANGLTPPNYDVQILSTDPQAVSNIYTITESNNPSLNFYVPSTIQKGGLLSLNYTLSGTPPFWFKVLEGDNITEYYTTTNTAGKGIVVDRTMTFQVLEIKDANCTFSVIDDATYAAVYLRKAEVFESLYPLEISTLNKVSFCDNEQIIANISKNKTYTTYQFQLAPYGTSMFFDLPTTVQDEQLVATFLPNLSKQTSFQLRVKGILADGSIEYSSVYQYAIKLNNSSNATLTGGGNYIKGSDSGVDLVFRFTGSAPWSLTYTDGINYYSFATSDSIKVIKRYDTESKQFSIVSVRNGCGYGTFSGQAYINVLNIQTQRLVGLEGICYGQTLIIPFSQSGTFDASNQFKIQLYRDVPNAYNIANNYFTLDATWSGNALYATIPNSLPFDTQKNSPYYIRVISTQPKLLGTYALNLSNTEKQAVFVWGNVPTISLTGGNTILAGQTSKLIAKVNGFSNFWYFRISDGTTNYYYYPQSFPFEVSFSPTQTTNYTITQFYSACGGEIGSPSSQIIKIGTCIPVEIVNTPFINTNESKFAGVRVEADNEIKMGSNINYNAGSNILLLPGFSVDSGSTFKAVIKGCSN; translated from the coding sequence ATGAAAAATTTACGATTACTATTTCACATCCTTTTTTCTATATTTTTTATTGAGAATTCCTCTGCTCAATATATCACTATTGATGTTGGTACAATAAATTCATTCTGTGCTGGTACTGCTAAAGATATTCGTATTTATGCAAGTGGTTTTTCCGCTACTACGCCTCGTTTTGCCATTATATTATCAAATTCACAAGGGCAGTTTATTGAGCCAGATACGATAGCTAAAGGAACGATTGTGCAACAAAATGTCTATCAGACTATTTCCGTTTCTATTCCTGCTAATGCGGTATATTCAACAAGCTATAAAGTAAAAGCAGCAAATGTTTCAAGCAGTGAGACGTATGTATCTATAAATACATCAACAAATAATTTAACCGCAAATCTATCTGGTAGCTTTCAAGTATCAGCCTGTTCGCCTGTTATGGCATTACCTATAACTTATACAGGACAAGAATCAATATTTGTGGAAATAAAAGATAGTTTACGTAATCAAGTTTTATCCACTCGTGTTTATCCGCCCCCTTACAATACATTTACTTTAAGTCATGGTATTTATAGATTGTTAAAGGTCTCAAATGGTTGTGGAAATGGTATTGTTTCAGGGATAGCTACTGTTTCTATTGTTCCTCCAATTATTTCATTAAGTATGCCCAGCGATACTGTAATTTGTAGTGGAGAGATTGTAAAAATTAATTATAATATATCGAGTAATGGGTGTACGAGGAACCTTTATATTTCTGATGCTAGTGGAGTAAATTATAACTCAATAACACCAATAAATTATGGGAGTAGTAGCATTTTTGAGGTTAGAATTCCTGAAGATTTGCCTACTGGAGAAAACTATAAGTTTAAAATGGAAGTTATTGGGGCTTATGGAACTAATTATAAGGGTGAGGTGGAGACTACTTCAAGGCTAAGGATACAACAAAGCCCTAAAGTTACGCTCACTAATAATTTCTCAGGAACTTTACAATTTTATGGAGTCGATAAAGCTCTTAATTTTACTTTCAGAGGATTACCACCATTCAACTTTTACTTTGATGGAAATCGCTATTTGTCTGATAATAATACTTTTACAATCAATAAGAAGTTTTATAAGTCACAAACTATTCAGTATGGTATAGTTAATGATGCTACTTCTTGTATGAATGGCTCACTGAGCAGCCAGTATGTAAATGTAGCTACAAGTACTCAGATTAATACTCTACCCGCAAATACTCCAGTTAGCTTTACATCAAGTTATAATTTTAAGAATTACTGTAAAGGTCAGCAGATGCGAGTAGCTTACAAAATTTTTGGCGAATTGCCCGTAAATACTACGTTGAAGGTTCAAATAAAAAAAACTACCAATACTGATTGGATTGATGTGACGAGTAGTGCTGGATATGAAGAAAAACAATTTATTGTCGATTTACCAAATAATTTGGAAAAGGGACAATATGTCGTGCGGGTATTACCAATAAACCCTAATATTCTAGTAACACAAGGAACAGAAAATGATGGTTCTTACTTTGCATCAAATGTCATAAATATCATCGGAGACGTGACACCATATTTAGGGGACAGTCCTGATACAATCTATATTAGAAAAAACGATGTTGTAAAGTTTAGTGCTAATATAACGGGTGGAGCAGAAGGATACCCTTATTATTTGACCCAACAACCACTCTATACACTGAAACTAAAAAATTCGCAAAATAATATTTTATACGACTTTCAACCATTCTGGAATAATCAAAACCAAAGTACTCTGATATCTACTGATACAATTACTCGTAATACTACCTTTGAGCTGGTCAATGCTTCCAGTTTGTTTGAGTGTCCGAATGTATCTCCGATACCCAGCAATAAAATTACCATAATTGTTGAAAATCATATCAATAACGTACGAATAAGCACTAATGGGTTGAGTGACTGGTATTCAAGTACTAATCCATGCGGTGGTTCACAAATAGATATTCCAATTTGGCTATCTGGTAATTTTAATTCCAATAATCAGGTTAAAGTTATGATGGCCAGATATAATTCTCCTAATCTTTTATTTGAAGTGCCTTCGATTGATAATGGAAATAATACCAGAAAAATAATACTACCTATATCAGATAAACCTGAGAGTTTTTACATAAAAGCAATTGCAAGTTCGCCTTATACGCTTGGAAAGTTTAATCAAAATAGCTTATTTATCCAACCACCCGCCAAAATTAACTTATCGGGAGAGTTTTCAGTTGTGGCTGGTTCAGTAATTGGAATACCTGTTCAAGTAAATGCAATAAATAACGGATATTCAATAACCATTACCGATGGTTTCAACGATTATCCATTTAGTATTGGTTATACATCATCACCATATACCTATATTTTAAAGCTTAAAATTCCAGCAAATACTCCACCATCTGATTTAACCTTTAAGGTGAAAAACTTTACCACCAGTTGTGGCAATGCAATCATTGAAGGACAAACTTTAGTACATATTTTAAGTTCGCCACTGATTACAATCTCAAATCCAATAGGTGTTTGTCCTGTAAATAGTGTACGTAATATTTCAATGGATTTTTCATCCAACTTAGTTTTTCAGGCAAATAATATCTTTAAGGCTAGACTTGTAAATAGAAGTAACAATCAGGTCATTAACGAATATGATGCTAATTTGGTTAATGGTAAAATTGCTTTCAGCTATCCTGCGAATGGTTTAACGCCGCCCAATTATGATGTACAAATTTTATCTACTGATCCTCAAGCAGTAAGTAACATTTATACAATAACAGAGAGCAATAATCCTTCACTAAACTTTTATGTACCATCAACCATACAAAAAGGTGGTTTGTTATCTTTAAATTATACTCTCAGTGGTACTCCTCCTTTTTGGTTTAAGGTGCTGGAAGGGGATAACATTACTGAGTACTACACAACAACTAATACGGCTGGAAAGGGTATTGTGGTTGATAGAACAATGACTTTTCAAGTTTTAGAAATTAAAGATGCAAATTGTACCTTTTCAGTAATAGATGATGCAACCTATGCAGCAGTTTATTTAAGAAAAGCTGAGGTTTTTGAAAGTTTATATCCATTAGAAATAAGTACTTTGAATAAGGTAAGCTTCTGTGATAATGAGCAGATAATTGCTAATATTAGCAAAAATAAGACTTACACAACCTATCAATTTCAACTTGCACCTTATGGTACTTCCATGTTTTTTGATTTGCCAACTACTGTTCAAGACGAGCAATTAGTTGCTACTTTTTTGCCAAATTTGAGCAAACAAACCAGCTTTCAGCTAAGAGTCAAGGGAATTTTAGCCGATGGTAGTATTGAGTATAGTTCTGTTTATCAATATGCAATAAAACTTAATAATTCATCAAATGCTACACTTACTGGAGGTGGGAATTATATTAAAGGTAGTGATTCTGGGGTAGATTTAGTTTTCAGATTTACTGGTTCAGCACCTTGGAGTTTAACATATACAGATGGTATCAATTATTACAGTTTTGCAACCTCTGATTCAATAAAAGTTATTAAAAGATACGATACCGAAAGCAAGCAATTTTCAATAGTTTCAGTTAGAAATGGTTGTGGATATGGCACTTTTTCAGGCCAAGCGTATATAAATGTGCTAAATATTCAGACTCAAAGATTAGTTGGTTTAGAGGGTATTTGTTATGGACAAACACTTATTATTCCTTTTTCGCAAAGTGGTACGTTTGATGCCTCAAATCAGTTTAAGATACAATTGTACAGAGACGTGCCTAATGCTTATAACATCGCTAATAACTATTTTACTTTAGATGCAACTTGGAGTGGGAACGCACTTTATGCAACAATTCCAAATTCATTACCATTTGATACTCAAAAAAACAGTCCATACTACATACGTGTGATTTCTACACAACCTAAGCTTTTAGGAACATACGCTTTGAACTTATCAAATACAGAAAAACAAGCTGTTTTTGTGTGGGGGAATGTCCCAACTATCTCTTTGACAGGAGGAAATACCATTTTGGCGGGGCAAACGTCAAAGTTGATAGCTAAAGTTAATGGATTTTCTAATTTTTGGTACTTTAGGATTTCGGATGGTACAACTAATTATTATTACTATCCTCAGTCATTTCCTTTTGAAGTTTCATTCTCGCCTACACAAACAACGAATTATACAATCACACAATTTTACTCTGCATGTGGTGGTGAAATAGGTTCACCAAGTTCTCAAATCATAAAGATTGGAACATGTATTCCTGTTGAAATTGTTAATACCCCATTTATTAATACTAACGAAAGTAAATTTGCAGGTGTAAGGGTGGAAGCTGACAATGAGATAAAAATGGGGTCTAATATAAACTATAATGCAGGAAGTAATATCCTCCTCCTTCCTGGATTTAGCGTTGATAGTGGGTCAACATTCAAAGCTGTTATAAAAGGTTGTAGTAATTGA
- the brxL gene encoding BREX system Lon protease-like protein BrxL codes for MKILDKKLNEFFGGKVVRKDLTKLVKGDAIVPIYVLEYLLGQYCATDDEETITQGVETVKSILAKHFVHRDEAQIIKSTVREKGSHRIIDKVSVRLNDRKDQYEATFANLGLSKVPIADDIIREHQKLLSSGVWCILTLAYISTDERDSLPWVIESLKPIQIASGDLDEYKEGRKQFTKEEWIDILLQTMGLNPDEFTFRSKLLQLTRLVPFVENNYNLIELGPKGTGKSHIFSELSPHGMLISGGEVSKAKLFVNNSSGEIGLVGYWDVVAYDEFAGKTKTTDRGLVDIMKNYMANKSFSRGTQVYGASASMVFVGNTDHSVPYMLRHSNLFDALPKDYYDTAFLDRIHAYLPGWEVQKLCNDMFTSDYGFIVDYLAEILKEQRKEDRTNEYNQFFELSDSITTRDKTAIIKTYAGLSKVIFPDGNIAETDAKELLDFAIECRKRVKQQLQKMDETFEAVDFSYINRKTGKKVSIETLEVIEYLNDEQKDILLSNSAENTDNSKVEKSKIKTLSNGQRIILDNQTGISYENLFGDYLAGANSITLIDPYIRLPYQLRNFMEFAKLLSEKKNKENELRLHLITNNNEDFIEGAREAFSQITYSLETIGIIFTYEFDENIHDRSIKIDNGWKIVLGRGLDIWQKTGGWYDINEYIQEKRLCKACEVTFIYDEG; via the coding sequence ATGAAAATATTAGATAAAAAACTAAATGAGTTTTTTGGTGGTAAAGTTGTTAGAAAAGACCTAACAAAATTGGTAAAAGGTGATGCCATAGTACCAATTTATGTATTAGAATACCTTTTGGGGCAGTATTGTGCAACCGATGATGAAGAAACAATCACACAAGGCGTAGAAACGGTAAAAAGTATTCTGGCCAAACACTTTGTTCATCGAGATGAAGCTCAAATAATCAAATCGACTGTACGTGAAAAGGGTTCTCACCGAATCATTGATAAAGTATCGGTCAGGCTCAATGACCGAAAAGACCAATATGAGGCAACATTTGCCAATTTAGGGCTTTCAAAAGTGCCAATCGCCGATGACATTATCAGAGAACACCAGAAGCTACTTTCGAGTGGGGTTTGGTGTATTCTTACTTTGGCATATATTTCTACCGATGAACGAGATAGCCTGCCATGGGTCATAGAATCATTAAAACCAATACAAATTGCCAGCGGAGATTTAGACGAATATAAAGAAGGACGCAAGCAATTCACAAAAGAGGAGTGGATTGACATACTGTTGCAAACGATGGGGCTAAATCCAGATGAATTTACGTTTAGGTCTAAATTACTGCAACTCACCAGATTAGTGCCTTTTGTAGAAAACAACTATAATCTGATAGAATTGGGGCCAAAAGGAACAGGGAAGTCGCATATTTTTTCGGAATTATCGCCGCATGGAATGTTGATTTCGGGTGGAGAGGTTTCAAAAGCAAAATTATTTGTCAATAATAGTTCGGGCGAAATTGGTTTGGTCGGCTATTGGGATGTAGTGGCTTATGATGAATTTGCGGGTAAAACCAAAACAACCGACCGTGGTTTGGTTGACATCATGAAAAACTACATGGCAAACAAGTCGTTTTCGAGAGGAACGCAAGTTTACGGTGCTTCCGCTTCGATGGTTTTTGTGGGCAATACAGACCATAGTGTGCCGTATATGCTTCGCCACAGCAACTTGTTTGATGCACTTCCAAAAGATTATTATGATACAGCCTTTTTGGATAGAATCCATGCTTATTTACCAGGTTGGGAAGTCCAGAAATTGTGTAACGATATGTTTACGTCTGACTATGGTTTTATTGTAGATTATTTGGCAGAAATTCTAAAAGAACAACGTAAGGAAGACCGAACGAATGAATATAATCAGTTTTTTGAACTTTCGGATAGCATCACTACCCGTGATAAAACTGCAATAATTAAAACTTATGCTGGGCTTTCAAAAGTGATTTTTCCTGATGGAAATATTGCAGAAACCGATGCCAAAGAATTACTTGATTTTGCCATTGAATGCCGCAAACGAGTGAAACAACAATTACAAAAAATGGACGAAACTTTTGAAGCTGTTGATTTTAGTTATATAAACCGAAAAACTGGTAAGAAAGTAAGCATCGAAACCCTTGAAGTTATTGAGTATTTAAATGATGAACAAAAGGATATTTTACTAAGTAATTCAGCAGAAAACACCGATAATAGTAAGGTTGAGAAAAGTAAAATTAAGACTTTAAGCAATGGACAAAGAATAATTTTGGATAATCAGACAGGAATTTCTTACGAAAATCTATTTGGTGATTATTTGGCTGGTGCAAACTCAATAACGCTCATTGACCCTTATATTAGACTTCCGTATCAGCTACGCAATTTTATGGAATTTGCAAAGTTGCTTTCGGAAAAAAAGAACAAAGAAAACGAGCTTCGACTGCACTTGATTACGAACAATAATGAAGACTTTATCGAAGGAGCAAGAGAGGCATTTTCGCAAATAACTTATTCGTTAGAAACCATCGGAATCATTTTCACCTACGAATTTGATGAAAATATCCATGACCGCTCTATTAAAATTGATAATGGTTGGAAGATAGTTTTGGGCAGGGGTTTGGACATTTGGCAAAAAACTGGCGGCTGGTATGATATTAATGAGTATATCCAAGAAAAACGTCTTTGCAAGGCTTGTGAGGTGACATTTATTTATGATGAAGGTTAA